A genomic stretch from Deltaproteobacteria bacterium includes:
- a CDS encoding type II toxin-antitoxin system RelE/ParE family toxin — protein sequence MEIRYSEKSSKQIARIKKGDRKSAVMIIEAIEAYAENPSGSFDIKVLKGKYEDLKRLRVGNYRVIFEDDGNTMSIYEVKHRQEVYQ from the coding sequence ATGGAGATTAGATATTCTGAAAAATCATCAAAGCAAATTGCAAGGATTAAAAAGGGTGATAGAAAAAGCGCTGTGATGATAATAGAAGCAATAGAAGCATATGCGGAAAATCCATCCGGCAGTTTTGATATAAAAGTCTTAAAAGGCAAATATGAAGATTTGAAAAGACTGCGGGTGGGAAATTATAGGGTTATCTTTGAAGACGATGGGAATACGATGTCAATTTATGAAGTCAAACATAGACAGGAGGTTTATCAATGA
- a CDS encoding DUF2283 domain-containing protein codes for MDKVKVYYNHESDTMDIWFGNPEDEVTCEEAGEGIILKKDKSGKTIGIEKLYVSKTVGIDKPLPVELVVA; via the coding sequence AAAGGTCTATTACAACCATGAATCCGATACTATGGATATTTGGTTCGGAAATCCTGAAGATGAAGTTACATGCGAAGAGGCAGGAGAGGGTATTATCCTCAAAAAAGACAAAAGCGGAAAGACCATTGGCATTGAAAAACTTTATGTCAGCAAGACTGTTGGAATTGATAAACCATTGCCTGTTGAATTAGTTGTTGCATAG
- the larC gene encoding nickel pincer cofactor biosynthesis protein LarC: MKTAYFDCFSGISGDMTVGAFIDIGLDINALKRELKKLPLKNYTLIAEKDKRHSITGTKFRCQVSEVRCQEKRTYIDIKKLIEKSKLKKPVKDLSLKIFKTLAEAEAKIHNCKIDDVHFHEVGAVDSIIDIVGAAIGINELGIEEVYSSPIPLGSGMVKTSHGIMPVPAPAAIEILKGVPTQPSHVKDEITTPTGAAIIKTLAHSFGEIPQMNILKTGYGVGDKNFKEMPNILRVIIGENVHGSRLTAHGSRLIMLETNIDDMNPQVYEYVMERLFEAGALDVFLTPIQMKKNRPAVLLNCLCEEDKKDKLLEIIFRETTSIGIRIYSVDRYCLAREIKKVSTRYGKINVKVSKLDGKIVNVQPEYEDCKRIAKEKKVPLKEVMILMRGDTFFGCCI; the protein is encoded by the coding sequence GTGAAGACAGCATACTTTGACTGCTTTTCTGGCATAAGCGGGGATATGACTGTTGGTGCGTTTATTGATATTGGACTTGATATAAATGCGCTCAAAAGAGAACTTAAAAAACTGCCGTTAAAGAATTATACCTTGATTGCAGAAAAGGACAAGAGGCATTCAATCACAGGGACAAAATTCAGGTGTCAGGTGTCAGAAGTCAGGTGTCAGGAGAAACGGACATACATTGATATAAAAAAACTGATTGAAAAAAGTAAACTCAAAAAACCTGTAAAAGACTTGAGTCTTAAAATATTTAAGACCCTTGCAGAGGCAGAGGCAAAGATTCATAACTGCAAGATTGACGATGTCCATTTTCATGAGGTTGGGGCTGTTGATTCAATAATTGACATAGTAGGTGCAGCAATTGGCATAAATGAACTTGGTATTGAGGAGGTCTATTCATCGCCAATACCATTAGGCAGCGGTATGGTTAAAACTTCACACGGCATAATGCCTGTGCCAGCACCTGCAGCAATTGAGATATTAAAAGGTGTGCCAACCCAACCCTCTCATGTGAAAGATGAGATTACTACGCCGACAGGCGCTGCTATTATAAAAACACTTGCACATAGTTTTGGAGAAATCCCACAGATGAATATTTTAAAGACTGGCTATGGGGTTGGGGATAAGAATTTTAAAGAAATGCCGAATATCTTGCGTGTAATTATAGGTGAAAATGTTCACGGCTCACGGCTTACGGCTCACGGTTCACGGCTTATCATGCTTGAAACAAACATTGATGATATGAATCCGCAGGTTTATGAGTATGTGATGGAAAGACTTTTTGAGGCAGGCGCATTGGATGTATTTTTAACTCCAATCCAGATGAAAAAGAACAGACCTGCTGTGCTTTTAAACTGTCTATGTGAAGAAGATAAAAAAGATAAACTCCTTGAGATAATATTTAGAGAAACAACATCTATAGGCATAAGGATATATTCTGTAGACAGGTATTGCCTTGCAAGAGAAATAAAAAAAGTTTCTACCAGATATGGAAAAATAAATGTGAAGGTGTCTAAATTGGATGGTAAGATAGTGAATGTCCAGCCTGAATATGAAGACTGCAAAAGGATTGCGAAAGAAAAGAAAGTGCCTTTAAAAGAGGTGATGATATTAATGCGTGGGGATACATTTTTTGGGTGCTGTATATAG
- a CDS encoding thermostable hemolysin — MKNRLMTGLGNISVKELRLDMVKKEDVLMPLVQGFARRVYRKRYGANLNTFCKELLTLISNRYGVLSCVGINTHESGRFFLEQYLDRPVEEEISGCIGEDIKREEIVEVGTMAVLQGGLCRLMMAGLAGYLTQNGKRFIVCTAVQSISNTFSNFKIPFYTIKKADRDRLKEGAADWGNYYDSQPHVIFIDLKMCLKEIENVLGNVDMGLSDDMSILIKDMFIRGMNLAEVEGYEKEEALKCSCGML, encoded by the coding sequence TTGAAGAATAGACTGATGACAGGGCTGGGTAATATAAGTGTAAAAGAACTCAGGCTTGATATGGTTAAGAAAGAAGATGTGTTAATGCCTCTGGTGCAAGGGTTCGCCCGCAGGGTCTATAGAAAGAGATACGGTGCAAATCTAAATACCTTTTGCAAAGAACTGTTAACACTTATATCAAATAGATACGGTGTCCTCTCCTGTGTTGGCATAAACACCCATGAATCAGGCAGATTCTTTCTTGAGCAATATCTTGACAGACCTGTTGAGGAAGAAATATCAGGGTGCATAGGTGAGGATATAAAAAGGGAGGAGATTGTTGAGGTGGGAACAATGGCTGTATTACAGGGTGGACTCTGCAGATTGATGATGGCAGGTCTCGCAGGGTATCTTACGCAGAATGGAAAGAGGTTTATTGTCTGCACAGCAGTCCAGAGCATCAGTAATACATTTTCTAATTTCAAAATACCTTTTTATACTATTAAAAAAGCTGACAGGGATAGACTTAAAGAGGGTGCTGCTGATTGGGGTAACTATTATGATTCGCAGCCTCATGTTATCTTTATAGACCTGAAGATGTGTTTGAAAGAGATAGAGAATGTGCTGGGAAATGTAGATATGGGTCTTTCTGATGATATGAGTATATTGATAAAGGATATGTTTATACGGGGTATGAATCTGGCAGAGGTGGAAGGATATGAAAAAGAGGAGGCATTAAAGTGCAGTTGTGGAATGCTATAG
- a CDS encoding HEPN domain-containing protein has product MTDELLLLIGHRLKQADDSIEEAKVLLKEKMSLRAVMNRLYYSMFYAVLALLQEKHLGTSKHIGAISLFDREFIKTGIFDKGMSKTLHRAFELRQKGDYMEQSEVTQKDVDEMLPEVVNFVKTIKDYLQDK; this is encoded by the coding sequence ATGACAGACGAATTGCTTTTGCTAATAGGACACAGGCTTAAACAAGCGGATGATTCCATAGAAGAGGCAAAGGTTCTTCTCAAAGAAAAAATGAGTCTGCGCGCTGTGATGAACCGTTTGTATTATTCCATGTTTTATGCTGTGCTTGCTCTCCTTCAGGAGAAACATCTTGGCACATCAAAACATATTGGCGCAATATCTTTGTTTGACAGGGAATTTATTAAGACAGGGATATTTGATAAAGGCATGTCAAAGACATTGCATAGGGCATTTGAACTCAGACAGAAAGGCGATTATATGGAACAGTCGGAAGTTACACAAAAAGATGTGGACGAGATGCTCCCTGAGGTCGTAAATTTTGTAAAAACCATCAAAGACTACTTGCAAGATAAATAG
- a CDS encoding nucleotidyltransferase domain-containing protein, with protein sequence MHKKDIRVIEKFESLVSQKAKVHEIRVFGSRARGDATEESDLDVLVVVDYLDHEIEKYISDCAWEAGFPEDIVIMPIAITLDRLKNSPIRESVFIKSIYAEGVTV encoded by the coding sequence ATGCATAAAAAAGATATTAGAGTCATAGAGAAATTTGAATCCCTTGTATCACAGAAAGCAAAGGTTCATGAAATCAGGGTTTTTGGCTCAAGGGCAAGGGGCGATGCTACCGAGGAATCAGACCTTGATGTCCTTGTTGTCGTAGACTATCTTGATCATGAAATAGAAAAATATATAAGCGATTGCGCATGGGAGGCCGGATTTCCTGAAGATATTGTCATAATGCCGATTGCAATAACTCTTGATAGATTAAAAAACAGCCCGATTCGTGAATCTGTTTTTATTAAGAGTATTTACGCTGAAGGAGTAACTGTATGA